Proteins encoded together in one Miscanthus floridulus cultivar M001 chromosome 16, ASM1932011v1, whole genome shotgun sequence window:
- the LOC136511412 gene encoding protein root UVB sensitive 6-like encodes MAPAMGLKRSAAAAGAGAAAAAQTVTLSAPAVRDAVRAAVREAEATAAKATAPPAARVPATATAEIARDGVLCLEEVDGRRWSYVVDAAGAAVKAKGRASVGGAFKAVPLQSPLPPVEEIMSFIRSYVVPEGFPESVTPSYVPYMTWRAMKHFFGGAMGVFTTRTLLNSVGVSQSRAASGAVAINWILKDGAGRVGKMLFARQGKKFDYDLKQLRFSGDLLMELGAGIELATAAFPQLFLPMACIANVVKNVAAVTSTSTRTPIYKAYAKGENIGDVTAKGESVGNIADLLGTGMSILISKSNPSLVTSFAVLSCGYLLSSYHEVRSVVLNTLNRARFTVAVDSFIRTGYVPSLKDGNSQETIFSPPWRHEPVAIGSRFGEAFQEPASFIAIKPLFEDERYIVTYNPTKDKVYALLKDQAKPDDILKAAFHAHVLLHFINASHANLNARKRMNSNRSYQYNPLNMDFIPHIEESCKIVMSSYGVFKKKAREQGWIMSESLLNPGRARLCGVVPQ; translated from the exons ATGGCGCCGGCGATGGGGCTGAAGCGGTCTGCGGCGGCGGCCggagcgggggcggcggcggcggcgcagaccGTCACGCTGTCCGCGCCGGCCGTGCGGGACGCGGTGCGCGCCGCCGTGCGGGAGGCCGAGGCCACCGCGGCGAAGGCTACCGCCCCGCCGGCCGCCAGGGtcccggcgacggcgacggcggagaTCGCCAGGGACGGGGTGCTGTGCCTGGAGGAGGTCGACGGGAGGCGGTGGAGCTACGTGGTCGACGCCGCCGGCGCTGCGGTCAAGGCCAAGGGAAGGGCGTCCGTCGGCGGCGCCTTCAAGGCCGTCCCGCTCCAGTCCCCGCTGCCGCCCGTCGAG GAAATAATGTCCTTTATAAGGTCATATGTTGTGCCCGAAGGCTTTCCAGAAAGTGTCACACCTTCATATGTTCCATACATGACATGGAGAGCAATGAAG CATTTCTTTGGTGGAGCAATGGGTGTGTTTACAACAAGAACCTTGCTCAACTCTGTTGGAGTCTCCCAAAGCAGGGCTGCATCTGGTGCTGTGGCTATCAACTGGATACTCAAG GATGGGGCTGGGCGTGTTGGAAAGATGCTTTTTGCCCGCCAAGGGAAGAAATTTGATTATGACCTGAAGCAG CTTCGCTTTTCTGGTGATCTCTTGATGGAGTTAGGAGCTGGGATAGAATTAGCTACTGCAGCTTTCCCACAACTTTTCCTACCAATGGCATGCATAGCAAATGTTGTTAAG AATGTTGCTGCTGTCACTTCCACCTCTACTCGAACACCAATCTACAAGGCATATGCAAAAGGAGAAAATATCGGTGATGTCACTGCTAAAGGAGAAAGTGTTGGAAACATTGCTGATCTG TTGGGAACTGGAATGAGCATTCTAATCTCTAAAAGCAATCCATCACTGGTAACTTCATTTGCCGTCTTGTCATGCGGATATCTTCTCAGTTCATATCATGAG GTGAGATCTGTTGTATTGAATACCCTGAATAGGGCAAGGTTCACTGTGGCTGTGGATTCTTTCATCAGGACTG GGTATGTACCCTCACTGAAGGATGGAAACTCACAAGAGACAATATTTAGTCCACCTTGGCGACATGAGCCAGTCGCAATAG GATCAAGATTTGGGGAGGCGTTTCAAGAACCTGCTTCGTTTATTGCTATAAAACCTTTGTTCGAG GATGAGAGGTATATTGTTACATATAACCCGACAAAGGACAAGGTATATGCTTTGCTCAAGGACCAAGCAAAGCCAGATGACATTCTCAAAGCTGCTTTTCAT GCACACGTGTTACTGCATTTTATCAATGCTTCACATGCTAACCTGAATGCACGGAAGCGCATGAACTCCAATCGGTCATACCAGTATAACCCACTGAACATGGACTTCATACCACACATCGAAGAGTCGTGCAAGATCGTCATGTCATCTTATGGAGTTTTCAAGAAGAAAGCAAGAGAACAG GGATGGATAATGTCTGAATCACTTCTTAACCCGGGACGAGCAAGATTGTGTGGAGTAGTACCACAATGA
- the LOC136511616 gene encoding KH domain-containing protein SPIN1-like isoform X3 has product MQVLPCCNRLLNQEILRASSLPPNPNFVEPERINYGSPSPLRLAGHPMNGQPMDLDGWSGMQTECHGVLQSPSTNWNGTPEAVGSPTVKMVVRMDVPVDKYPNYNFVGRLLGPRGNSLKRVEATTQCRVYIRGRGSVKDSVKEDKLRDKPGYEHLNDPLHVLVEAEFPADIVDARLNQAVAILEDLLKPVDESMDYYKKQQLRELAILNGTLREESPSSHLSPSVSPFNSTGMKRAKTGR; this is encoded by the exons AAATTTTGCGAGCATCTTCTTTGCCACCTAACCCAAATTTTGTTGAACCTGAGAGAATCAATTATGGTAGCCCAAGCCCATTAAGACTAGCTGGTCACCCAATGAATGGTCAACCAATGGATCTAGACGGTTGGTCAGGAATGCAAACAGAG TGTCATGGTGTACTCCAATCGCCATCCACGAACTGGAATGGGACTCCTGAAGCTGTTGGGAGCCCTACTGTGAAAATGGTTGTTAGGATGGATGTTCCTGTTGACAAGTATCCCAAC TACAACTTTGTTGGTCGTTTGTTGGGGCCACGAGGGAACTCCTTGAAAAGAGTTGAAGCTACAACCCAATGTAGAGTTTATATTCGTGGACGGGGTTCAGTGAAAGACTCTGTTAAG gaAGACAAACTCAGAGACAAGCCTGGCTATGAGCACTTAAATGATCCATTGCATGTTCTTGTGGAAGCTGAGTTCCCAGCAGATATCGTTGATGCCCGACTAAACCAAGCAGTGGCCATATTGGAGGATCTTCTGAAACCAGTG GATGAGTCCATGGACTACTACAAGAAACAACAGCTAAGAGAATTGGCTATACTTAATGGCACTCTAAGGGAGGAAAGCCCAAGCTCCCATCTTAGTCCCAGTGTGTCCCCCTTCAATTCCACGGGGATGAAGCGTGCAAAGACAGGGCGGTGA